The following are encoded in a window of Pseudalgibacter alginicilyticus genomic DNA:
- a CDS encoding electron transfer flavoprotein subunit alpha/FixB family protein has translation MSVLVYTESENGTLKKVAFEVASYAKAVANQLGTTVTAIAINTNSTSELEKYGVDKVLSITNSSLDTFNAKSYAAAVKEAADKENSKVVVISSSINSKYLAPLLSVGLNAGYASNVVEAPISTAPFKVKRTAFTNKAFEITQIETEIKLIGVSKNAFGLIEENGSGAVEDFSPSIPELGITSKSINKASNKVSIADAEIVVSGGRGLKGPENWGIIEELADVLGAATACSKPVSDLGWRPHSEHVGQTGKPVASNLYIAIGISGAIQHLAGINASKVKVVINTDPEAPFFKAADYGVVGDAFEVVPQLIEKLKAFKAQE, from the coding sequence ATGTCAGTTTTAGTATATACAGAATCAGAAAACGGTACGTTAAAAAAAGTAGCTTTTGAGGTAGCTTCTTACGCCAAAGCTGTTGCTAACCAATTAGGTACTACAGTAACCGCAATAGCTATCAATACAAACAGCACGTCTGAATTAGAAAAATATGGTGTTGATAAAGTTTTAAGCATCACTAATTCGTCTTTAGATACATTTAATGCCAAGAGCTATGCTGCCGCTGTTAAAGAAGCCGCAGATAAAGAAAACTCAAAAGTAGTGGTGATTAGCTCAAGTATTAACAGTAAATACTTAGCTCCATTATTGTCGGTAGGATTAAATGCGGGGTATGCATCCAATGTTGTTGAAGCTCCTATAAGTACAGCTCCGTTTAAAGTAAAACGCACTGCATTTACCAATAAAGCTTTTGAAATAACACAAATTGAAACCGAAATTAAATTAATCGGTGTTTCCAAAAATGCTTTTGGTTTGATTGAGGAAAACGGTAGTGGAGCAGTTGAAGATTTTTCACCATCTATTCCAGAGTTAGGAATTACAAGTAAATCTATAAATAAAGCAAGTAATAAAGTATCTATTGCTGACGCGGAAATTGTAGTTTCTGGCGGACGTGGATTAAAAGGTCCAGAAAATTGGGGGATTATTGAAGAACTTGCTGACGTTTTAGGTGCAGCTACTGCGTGTTCCAAACCTGTATCCGATTTAGGGTGGAGACCGCATAGTGAGCACGTAGGCCAAACAGGAAAACCTGTTGCTTCAAATTTATATATTGCTATTGGAATTTCTGGAGCTATCCAACATTTGGCAGGTATTAATGCTTCCAAAGTAAAAGTTGTTATTAATACTGACCCAGAAGCTCCTTTCTTTAAAGCAGCAGATTATGGGGTTGTTGGCGATGCCTTTGAGGTAGTACCTCAACTTATAGAAAAATTAAAAGCTTTTAAAGCACAAGAATAA
- a CDS encoding bifunctional nuclease family protein — protein MSLVRLNIKGISYSQTQNGAYALILNEVDGERKLPIVIGAFEAQSIAIALEKEISPPRPLTHDLFKNFADRFDIVVKQVIIHKLVDGVFYSSLICERDKIEEIIDARTSDAIALALRFQAPIFTYKNILDKAGIYLKVDRKKEEESEQDSVLVDDLLADEMEPATPKENYKSKSIEELHNLLNEAVANEDYEKAANIRDEISKR, from the coding sequence ATGAGCTTAGTAAGACTAAATATAAAAGGCATATCATACAGCCAAACACAAAATGGAGCCTATGCGCTTATTTTGAATGAAGTGGATGGCGAGCGTAAACTTCCTATTGTTATTGGCGCTTTTGAAGCACAATCTATAGCCATAGCTTTAGAAAAAGAAATTAGCCCTCCAAGGCCTTTAACTCACGATTTATTTAAAAATTTTGCAGACCGATTTGATATTGTAGTAAAGCAAGTGATTATCCACAAATTAGTTGATGGTGTTTTTTATTCTAGTTTAATTTGCGAACGCGATAAAATTGAAGAAATTATTGATGCTAGAACGAGTGATGCCATAGCTTTAGCTCTACGTTTTCAAGCACCTATTTTTACTTATAAAAACATTTTAGATAAGGCTGGTATTTACTTAAAAGTAGATAGAAAAAAAGAAGAAGAATCTGAACAAGATAGTGTTTTAGTAGACGATCTTTTAGCTGACGAAATGGAACCTGCTACTCCAAAAGAAAACTATAAATCTAAAAGTATTGAAGAACTCCACAATCTATTAAATGAAGCAGTTGCTAATGAAGATTATGAAAAAGCTGCCAACATTCGTGATGAAATCTCTAAACGCTAA
- a CDS encoding NupC/NupG family nucleoside CNT transporter: MKQCLLIFSTVLLLFYTPLPAQDSLKIGLSNNAETELSSEDSNTSLALNESQLQSQDIPDANNETTLVVHSTIVPSQGFSLNSLWRGTLGMLSLIFIAFLFSSNRKAIDWKIVGIGLAFQLLIAIGVLKVDFIKNIFEFVGGLFVSVLDFTRAGSKFLFEGLVVDMDTFGYIFAFQVLPTIIFFSALTSVLFYLGIIQKVVQGMAWLLSKSLKISGAESLSVAGNIFLGQTEAPLLIKAYLEKMNKSEMLLVMIGGMATVAGAVLAAYIGFLGGDDANLRLLYAKHLLAASVMAAPGAIVISKILFPQTEKVNTDVSVSEDKIGSNFLDAIANGTTEGLKLAVNVGAMLLVFVAFIAMFNGILGWIGDVSAMNEWIADNTAYKNLSLELILGYAFAPLMWLIGVAKEDMALMGQLLGIKLAASEFIGYIQLRDLKDASNLIHLNYEKSVIMATYMLCGFANFASIGIQIGGIGSLAPKQRKTLSKFGMKALIGGTIASLISATIAGMVIG; this comes from the coding sequence ATGAAACAGTGCCTACTAATATTTTCTACTGTTTTATTATTGTTTTATACCCCCTTACCAGCTCAAGATTCCTTAAAAATAGGACTTTCAAATAACGCAGAAACAGAACTATCATCAGAAGATTCTAATACATCTTTAGCACTAAATGAGTCTCAACTACAATCACAAGACATTCCTGACGCCAACAATGAAACCACATTAGTTGTACACAGCACAATTGTTCCAAGTCAAGGTTTTTCCTTAAACAGCTTATGGCGAGGTACGTTAGGCATGCTATCATTAATATTCATTGCTTTTCTTTTTAGTAGCAATAGAAAAGCAATTGATTGGAAAATTGTAGGTATTGGTTTAGCTTTTCAATTATTAATTGCTATTGGCGTTTTAAAGGTTGATTTTATAAAAAATATCTTTGAATTTGTGGGAGGTCTTTTTGTAAGTGTTTTAGATTTTACAAGAGCCGGAAGTAAATTTTTATTTGAAGGATTAGTTGTTGATATGGATACTTTCGGATACATATTTGCTTTCCAAGTGTTACCAACTATAATATTCTTTTCTGCTTTAACTTCTGTATTATTTTATTTAGGTATTATTCAAAAAGTTGTTCAAGGGATGGCTTGGTTGCTATCTAAATCACTAAAAATTTCGGGAGCAGAAAGTTTAAGTGTTGCTGGAAATATATTTTTAGGGCAAACCGAAGCACCTCTTTTAATAAAAGCTTATTTGGAAAAAATGAATAAATCCGAAATGCTTTTAGTGATGATTGGAGGCATGGCTACAGTCGCTGGAGCTGTTTTAGCAGCTTATATAGGCTTTTTAGGAGGCGACGATGCAAACTTAAGACTATTATATGCTAAACATTTATTAGCTGCATCAGTTATGGCAGCCCCTGGCGCCATTGTCATTTCAAAAATATTATTCCCACAGACCGAGAAAGTAAACACCGATGTTTCTGTTTCTGAAGATAAAATTGGTTCAAATTTTTTAGACGCCATTGCTAATGGTACTACTGAAGGCTTAAAACTTGCTGTAAATGTTGGTGCTATGCTGTTAGTATTTGTTGCTTTTATAGCTATGTTTAATGGTATTTTGGGTTGGATTGGCGATGTGTCAGCAATGAATGAATGGATAGCCGATAATACAGCTTATAAAAACTTATCACTTGAACTTATTTTAGGCTATGCCTTTGCTCCTTTAATGTGGCTCATTGGTGTTGCAAAAGAGGATATGGCGTTAATGGGACAGCTTTTAGGAATTAAATTAGCTGCAAGTGAGTTTATAGGTTACATTCAACTTCGAGATTTAAAAGATGCTTCAAACCTCATTCATCTTAATTATGAAAAATCAGTCATCATGGCAACCTATATGCTTTGTGGTTTTGCAAATTTTGCATCCATTGGTATCCAAATTGGAGGCATTGGATCTTTAGCACCAAAACAACGTAAAACTTTATCTAAATTTGGGATGAAAGCTTTAATTGGCGGTACAATAGCCTCTTTAATTTCAGCAACCATTGCAGGAATGGTTATCGGGTAA
- a CDS encoding thymidylate synthase produces the protein MKQYHDLVKHVLKNGNEKGDRTGTGTKSVFGYQMRFDLSEGFPMVTTKKLHLKSIVYELLWFLKGDTNIKYLNDNGVRIWNEWADKNGDLGPVYGHQWRNWNNDEIDQIKEIVNTLKKNPNSRRMLVSAWNPSVLPDTSKSFNENVANGKAALPPCHAFFQFYVANGKLSCQLYQRSADIFLGVPFNIASYALFTMMMAQVCGYEAGEFIHTFGDAHIYSNHFDQLKLQLSRELRPLPKMILNPKIKDIFDFTFDDFTLEDYNPHPHIKGVVAI, from the coding sequence ATGAAACAATATCACGACTTAGTAAAACACGTACTAAAAAACGGTAATGAAAAAGGAGATAGAACAGGTACCGGAACAAAAAGTGTGTTTGGTTATCAAATGCGTTTTGATTTAAGTGAAGGTTTCCCCATGGTAACCACAAAAAAACTTCACCTTAAGTCCATAGTTTATGAACTACTTTGGTTTTTAAAAGGTGATACTAATATCAAATACCTTAATGACAACGGTGTTCGTATTTGGAACGAATGGGCGGACAAAAATGGGGATTTAGGACCTGTTTATGGCCATCAATGGCGTAATTGGAATAATGATGAAATTGACCAAATAAAAGAAATTGTTAATACCCTAAAAAAGAACCCAAACAGTAGAAGAATGCTGGTTTCTGCATGGAATCCATCTGTTTTACCAGACACTTCAAAGTCTTTTAACGAAAATGTTGCCAATGGCAAGGCTGCTTTGCCACCATGCCACGCCTTTTTTCAATTTTATGTGGCAAATGGAAAATTATCATGCCAGCTTTATCAACGCAGTGCTGATATATTTTTAGGAGTACCTTTTAACATTGCTTCTTATGCTTTATTCACTATGATGATGGCTCAAGTTTGTGGCTATGAAGCAGGTGAATTTATACATACATTTGGAGATGCTCATATTTACAGCAACCACTTTGATCAGTTGAAATTACAACTTTCAAGAGAATTAAGACCATTGCCTAAAATGATACTCAATCCTAAAATTAAAGATATTTTTGACTTTACTTTTGATGATTTTACTTTAGAAGATTATAATCCGCACCCACACATTAAGGGGGTTGTAGCTATATAA
- a CDS encoding isoamylase early set domain-containing protein, whose translation MAITKQFLKTKPVCKVTFSIPAEDAKKVSVVGSFNEWNEKKLPLKKLKNGNFKGTVDLETGNSYEFKYIVDGIYKNDEAADDYAWNDFAGAENGLLNL comes from the coding sequence ATGGCAATTACTAAACAATTTTTAAAAACCAAGCCAGTATGTAAAGTTACTTTTTCAATACCTGCAGAAGATGCAAAAAAAGTTTCTGTTGTTGGCTCTTTTAACGAATGGAATGAAAAAAAACTACCTCTTAAAAAATTGAAGAATGGTAATTTTAAAGGGACTGTTGATTTAGAAACAGGGAACTCTTATGAATTTAAATATATTGTTGATGGTATCTACAAAAATGATGAAGCTGCAGATGACTATGCATGGAATGATTTTGCTGGTGCAGAAAACGGTTTATTGAACTTGTAA
- a CDS encoding dihydrofolate reductase, whose amino-acid sequence MFGKKKLPPQIDKDQLELIQNAQKRIKQKKRLYAHFVIFLLGAVFLILANTVLGIGQDITFFGKEWFLFAILIWSFFFIYHLFNVFITHKFMGKDWEQKQLDKLVAKQKERIDILKKNLSKEEIGQAKNEVLKEQKSKALKLNKSNLTIIVAAAKNDAIGKDNKLIWHLSDDLKRFKNLTNGHHIIMGRKTFESFPQPLPNRTHVVITRQQNYQVPNGVIVVNNLEDAIDASKNDSQPFIIGGGEIYKQAMTVANKIELTRVHNDFEADTFFPEIDPSAWEEVSNTYHEKDENHKYDFSFITYLKK is encoded by the coding sequence ATGTTCGGAAAAAAGAAACTACCCCCCCAAATAGATAAAGACCAATTAGAGTTAATTCAAAATGCTCAAAAACGTATTAAACAAAAAAAGCGTTTATATGCCCATTTTGTAATTTTTTTACTTGGTGCTGTTTTTTTAATTCTTGCCAATACGGTTTTGGGTATTGGTCAAGACATCACTTTTTTTGGAAAAGAATGGTTTTTATTCGCTATACTAATTTGGTCATTCTTTTTTATATATCATCTATTTAATGTATTTATTACTCATAAATTTATGGGTAAAGACTGGGAACAGAAACAGCTTGATAAATTAGTCGCTAAACAAAAAGAACGCATTGATATCTTGAAAAAAAACCTTTCTAAAGAAGAAATCGGCCAAGCAAAAAATGAGGTTTTAAAAGAACAGAAATCAAAAGCTCTTAAACTTAATAAATCAAACCTTACTATAATAGTTGCGGCCGCAAAAAACGATGCTATTGGTAAAGACAATAAACTAATCTGGCACTTGAGTGACGATTTAAAACGTTTTAAAAACCTCACCAATGGGCATCATATTATTATGGGGCGAAAAACTTTTGAAAGTTTTCCACAACCGCTTCCTAACAGAACTCATGTTGTTATTACTCGTCAACAAAATTATCAGGTGCCGAACGGTGTGATTGTGGTTAATAATTTGGAAGATGCTATTGATGCTTCAAAAAACGATTCACAACCCTTTATTATTGGTGGGGGCGAAATTTACAAACAAGCTATGACTGTTGCTAACAAAATTGAATTAACTAGAGTCCATAATGATTTTGAAGCCGATACCTTTTTTCCAGAAATAGACCCTTCTGCATGGGAAGAAGTTAGCAACACATACCATGAAAAAGATGAAAACCATAAGTACGATTTCTCTTTTATTACATATCTAAAAAAGTAA
- a CDS encoding Kelch repeat-containing protein, whose amino-acid sequence MKPKFFLYLFLSFTLVASCQKKKNHTKDAIETEAIWINMDEDENYTARHECSFVQAGDQFIMFGGRESAKQLDLYHFKKNTWSQTKNTAPKEFNHFQATFYKGFVWVIGAFKTNNFPKEIPEDNIWLYHPPTDTWIQGPEIPENRRRGGAGLVVYNDKFYLIGGNTIGHNGGYVNWFDEYDPKKNTWTVLENAPQARDHFSAAIIKNVLYAAGGRHSGGEGGVFAPLIDKVDVYNFATKEWTTLPDPLPTPRAAASVAVFNNELLVIGGEGKVKGPAYKLVEAYSPNTKQWTQKKDMNHPRHGTQAIVSGNGIYIAAGSPNRGGGRQLNMEVYNEDSADGTPIITSNLETPKLVSIKQGDTKNFIIKNTNGNSASFINSVKLTGSEANSFKIKTNFNLTLLNANSELNMEISHLGKNSNETAFLQIIYNNNIEKNIKLISN is encoded by the coding sequence ATGAAACCTAAATTCTTCTTATATCTATTTTTATCTTTTACGCTTGTGGCTTCATGTCAAAAAAAGAAAAACCATACAAAAGACGCTATAGAAACAGAAGCTATTTGGATTAATATGGACGAGGATGAAAACTATACTGCGCGTCATGAATGTTCTTTTGTACAAGCTGGAGACCAGTTTATTATGTTTGGCGGCAGAGAATCTGCAAAGCAATTAGATTTATATCATTTCAAAAAAAACACGTGGAGCCAAACTAAAAATACAGCTCCTAAAGAGTTTAATCATTTTCAAGCCACATTTTATAAAGGTTTTGTTTGGGTAATTGGAGCATTTAAAACTAATAATTTCCCAAAAGAAATTCCAGAGGACAATATCTGGTTATACCACCCTCCTACGGACACATGGATTCAAGGACCTGAAATTCCAGAAAACAGACGCCGAGGCGGTGCTGGTTTGGTTGTTTATAATGATAAATTCTATCTTATAGGAGGAAATACTATTGGCCACAATGGTGGGTATGTTAATTGGTTTGACGAATACGACCCTAAAAAAAATACATGGACTGTATTGGAAAATGCCCCACAAGCTAGAGATCACTTTAGTGCTGCTATAATAAAGAATGTTTTATATGCGGCTGGTGGCAGACATTCTGGTGGTGAAGGTGGCGTTTTTGCCCCACTAATTGACAAAGTTGATGTATATAATTTTGCAACTAAAGAATGGACAACCCTTCCAGATCCGTTACCAACACCAAGAGCAGCTGCTAGTGTAGCGGTTTTTAATAATGAATTATTAGTTATAGGTGGAGAAGGCAAAGTGAAAGGCCCTGCTTACAAACTGGTAGAAGCTTATAGTCCAAATACAAAACAATGGACTCAAAAAAAAGATATGAATCATCCAAGACATGGCACCCAAGCTATTGTTTCAGGAAACGGTATTTATATTGCAGCTGGTTCGCCAAACCGAGGGGGAGGTAGACAATTAAATATGGAGGTTTATAATGAAGATTCTGCAGATGGAACTCCCATTATCACCTCAAACCTTGAAACCCCTAAGTTAGTTTCAATAAAACAAGGGGATACTAAAAATTTCATTATTAAAAATACAAATGGAAATAGTGCTAGTTTTATAAATAGTGTAAAGCTTACAGGTTCTGAGGCTAACAGTTTTAAAATAAAAACAAACTTCAATCTTACACTATTAAACGCCAATAGTGAACTAAATATGGAAATATCTCATTTGGGTAAAAATTCAAACGAAACTGCTTTTTTACAAATAATTTATAACAATAATATTGAAAAAAACATCAAACTTATCAGCAATTAA
- a CDS encoding glycoside hydrolase family 88/105 protein, whose product MKNLKTFITGLIALLVLNISQAQEIKPSEVKKVMKRVADWQIEHFRDTYSNKKEPHHPLDWTNGALYTGMIKWAAMADDDTYYNWLKHIGETNNWNLYKRKYHADDHTVGQMYIELYRKYGDEKMIKPTKEQFEFILYHPSISVLNWKTPYAQDRWNWCDALFMSPPVWAQLYNLTGEKKYLDFMMAEFKASTNFLFDKKENLYYRDERYFDRLDNDLKIFWSRGNGWVFGGLVNIMNELNQNTKEYKYFLNIYKKMAKKILELQTPEGHWAMSLLQQDFYPTPETSGSSFFVFGLAWGINNNILNKDTYLPAVQKGWHTLVSHVTDDGMLGYVQPIGAEPGKAWADKTEVYGTGAFLSAGSEVYKLYNNRQ is encoded by the coding sequence ATGAAAAATTTAAAAACATTTATTACTGGATTAATAGCCTTATTAGTTTTAAATATTTCTCAAGCCCAAGAAATTAAGCCTTCCGAAGTTAAAAAAGTAATGAAACGAGTTGCTGATTGGCAAATTGAACATTTTCGGGATACTTACAGCAATAAAAAAGAACCACACCACCCCTTAGATTGGACCAATGGCGCCTTATACACAGGCATGATAAAGTGGGCAGCTATGGCTGATGACGATACGTATTATAATTGGTTAAAACATATAGGAGAAACAAACAACTGGAATTTATATAAACGAAAGTATCATGCAGATGATCACACTGTAGGCCAAATGTATATTGAATTATACAGAAAATATGGGGATGAAAAAATGATTAAACCAACAAAAGAACAGTTTGAGTTTATTTTATATCACCCTTCAATATCTGTTCTTAATTGGAAAACCCCTTACGCGCAAGACAGATGGAACTGGTGTGATGCCTTATTTATGTCGCCTCCTGTTTGGGCACAACTTTATAATTTAACAGGCGAAAAAAAATATCTCGATTTTATGATGGCAGAATTCAAAGCAAGTACAAATTTTTTATTTGATAAAAAAGAAAATCTATACTATCGTGATGAACGCTATTTTGACAGGTTAGATAACGATTTAAAAATATTTTGGTCCAGAGGTAATGGCTGGGTATTTGGAGGTTTAGTCAATATCATGAATGAACTAAATCAAAACACAAAAGAATACAAGTACTTTTTAAACATTTATAAAAAAATGGCAAAGAAAATTCTTGAACTTCAAACCCCAGAAGGTCATTGGGCCATGAGTTTATTACAACAAGATTTTTACCCAACACCAGAAACTAGTGGGTCTTCTTTTTTCGTGTTTGGCTTAGCATGGGGCATCAATAATAATATTTTAAACAAAGACACTTATTTGCCCGCCGTACAAAAAGGATGGCATACTTTGGTTAGTCATGTAACTGATGATGGTATGTTAGGGTATGTACAACCTATTGGTGCCGAACCAGGAAAAGCTTGGGCAGACAAAACAGAAGTTTATGGCACAGGTGCTTTTTTAAGTGCTGGTTCTGAGGTTTATAAACTTTACAACAACAGACAATAG
- a CDS encoding NAD(P)/FAD-dependent oxidoreductase translates to MVKDIQLRITLKEEEISDILIIKSAHALNIDKEDISGIKVLRKSIDARKPKIIFNYKVAVYIRESLPKTSEYQFDYKDISKAKPIHIIGFGPAGMYAALRCIELGFKPIVLERGKNVKDRRRDLKAINQDHFVNEDSNYCFGEGGAGTYSDGKLYTRSLKRGDVRRIFENLVFHGATDQILVDAHPHIGTNKLPKVVQNIRETILKFGGEIHFETRVSDFTIKNNQIKAIQFQNGEEMAVEKVILATGHSARDIFYLLHKKHIVLEAKSFAMGVRVEHPQHIIDSIQYHCSGERHELLPAASYSLVQQVNNRGVYSFCMCPGGFIVPAATDNGEVVVNGMSPSKRNNLFANSGIVVEINADIDLHKYEKFGVLKGLEYQKNLEKLAFTAGGRSQVAPAQRLTDFVEGKLSNDLNPTSYQPGLNSAPLHSLLPKLIGSRLRKGFEAFGQKMKGYYTEEANIVGVESRTSSPVSIPRNEHLAHPQISNLYPCGEGGGYAGGIVSAAMDGERCAEAASQNL, encoded by the coding sequence ATGGTAAAAGACATTCAACTTCGCATTACGCTTAAAGAAGAAGAAATTAGCGACATCCTAATAATAAAATCGGCTCATGCCTTAAATATCGATAAAGAAGATATTTCTGGTATTAAAGTATTGCGAAAATCAATTGATGCTAGAAAACCAAAAATCATCTTTAATTATAAAGTCGCTGTTTATATTCGTGAATCTTTACCTAAAACATCAGAATACCAATTTGATTATAAAGATATATCAAAAGCCAAACCCATTCATATTATAGGCTTTGGTCCAGCAGGCATGTATGCCGCATTACGTTGCATCGAACTCGGTTTTAAACCCATAGTTTTAGAACGTGGCAAAAATGTTAAAGATCGTAGACGTGATTTAAAAGCAATTAATCAAGACCATTTTGTTAATGAAGATTCCAATTATTGTTTTGGAGAAGGTGGTGCAGGCACCTATAGCGACGGCAAGTTGTACACCCGAAGTTTAAAACGTGGTGATGTTCGCAGAATATTCGAAAACTTAGTATTTCATGGCGCAACCGACCAAATTTTAGTAGATGCACACCCTCATATCGGCACAAACAAACTCCCGAAAGTAGTTCAAAATATTCGGGAAACCATATTAAAATTTGGTGGCGAAATTCATTTTGAAACACGGGTTTCAGATTTCACCATAAAAAACAATCAAATAAAAGCCATACAATTTCAAAATGGCGAAGAAATGGCTGTTGAAAAAGTCATTTTAGCAACAGGACATTCAGCTCGGGATATTTTTTATCTGCTTCACAAAAAACACATTGTATTAGAAGCCAAATCATTTGCTATGGGTGTTCGTGTGGAGCACCCACAACATATCATAGACTCTATTCAATACCATTGTAGTGGAGAGCGTCATGAATTACTACCCGCAGCTTCCTATAGTTTGGTTCAACAAGTTAACAACAGAGGCGTCTATTCTTTTTGTATGTGCCCTGGTGGATTTATTGTCCCTGCCGCTACAGATAATGGCGAAGTGGTTGTAAATGGCATGTCACCTTCCAAACGAAACAACCTATTTGCCAATTCAGGTATTGTGGTTGAAATAAATGCTGATATCGATTTACATAAATATGAAAAGTTTGGTGTTTTAAAAGGTCTTGAATATCAAAAAAACTTAGAAAAATTGGCTTTTACAGCCGGTGGGCGCAGTCAAGTAGCTCCCGCCCAACGCTTAACTGACTTTGTAGAAGGTAAATTATCAAATGATTTGAATCCAACCTCGTACCAACCTGGATTGAATTCGGCGCCTTTACATTCACTACTACCTAAATTAATTGGTAGCAGATTACGAAAAGGCTTTGAAGCATTCGGCCAAAAAATGAAAGGCTATTATACAGAAGAAGCCAATATTGTAGGGGTAGAATCTAGAACTTCATCGCCTGTTAGCATTCCTAGAAATGAACACTTGGCGCATCCTCAAATTTCAAATTTATATCCTTGTGGCGAAGGTGGTGGTTACGCAGGCGGCATTGTATCTGCAGCTATGGATGGTGAACGCTGTGCTGAAGCGGCCTCACAAAATTTATAA
- a CDS encoding sugar O-acetyltransferase: MTEKEKMIAGELYNPDDKTLVEDRHQTRRYLNKINTLSVDEKTARDKIFEQLIPNAGEKLYIEPPFYCDYGYNIKTGKNVYMNFNCCILDVSTVTIGDNCMFGPNVQIYTATHPLEFKARNSGKEFAKPIIIGKNVWIGGNATLCPGVIIGDNVVIGAGAVVTKSFADNVFIAGNPAKIIKNITNT, encoded by the coding sequence ATGACTGAAAAAGAAAAAATGATTGCGGGCGAATTATACAATCCTGACGACAAAACTCTTGTTGAAGACAGGCATCAAACAAGACGCTATTTAAATAAAATAAACACACTAAGTGTTGACGAAAAAACAGCACGTGACAAAATATTTGAACAACTAATTCCGAATGCTGGAGAAAAATTATACATCGAACCTCCTTTTTATTGTGACTATGGTTATAATATTAAAACAGGAAAAAATGTGTATATGAATTTTAACTGTTGCATCTTAGATGTATCAACAGTTACCATAGGCGATAATTGCATGTTTGGACCCAATGTTCAAATTTACACCGCCACGCATCCCTTAGAATTTAAAGCTAGAAATAGCGGTAAAGAATTTGCTAAACCAATTATTATTGGCAAAAATGTTTGGATAGGTGGTAATGCCACCCTTTGCCCAGGTGTTATTATTGGAGACAATGTGGTAATTGGCGCAGGTGCCGTAGTTACTAAAAGCTTTGCGGATAATGTTTTTATAGCAGGAAATCCTGCTAAAATCATAAAAAATATAACTAATACTTAA